A single region of the Chloroflexota bacterium genome encodes:
- the galT gene encoding galactose-1-phosphate uridylyltransferase: protein MSELRQDPTTKFWVILAPERAKRPQQKHRARPADELPSWDSSCPFCPGNEELTPPEVFRLPLSDHGTPWEVRVVPNRFAALTPGENGDIVEEARLFRKMDGIGAHEVIIETPSHNTPMALMSYEQVEKVLIAYQERYNALKKEKYLKFITIFKNHGWASGTSLIHPHSQIVATPIVAPSYHHQFDIAHEYYIDRGRCLYCDLLAGELDKGQRVVVKTEQFVVFQPYASHAPYETWIMPKEHCASFGLFPDTYLNQLAKALKNVLLCLYESLDNPAFNLMVDSTLTEDEEDPYYHWHIRIIPRLTTIAGFEMGSGIYISTALPEDTASELRSCYQKLLKEGKITLE, encoded by the coding sequence ATGTCAGAGCTCAGACAGGACCCCACCACCAAGTTCTGGGTGATACTGGCGCCGGAAAGGGCCAAGCGCCCTCAGCAAAAACACCGCGCCAGACCCGCCGATGAATTGCCAAGCTGGGATTCCTCCTGCCCCTTCTGCCCGGGCAATGAAGAACTAACACCTCCGGAAGTTTTTCGGCTTCCTCTATCGGACCATGGGACTCCTTGGGAAGTGAGGGTGGTGCCCAATCGATTTGCCGCGCTAACGCCGGGTGAAAATGGAGACATCGTGGAGGAAGCGCGGTTATTCCGTAAAATGGATGGCATCGGGGCACATGAGGTCATCATCGAAACGCCATCGCACAACACGCCCATGGCGTTGATGAGTTACGAGCAGGTGGAGAAGGTGCTTATCGCCTACCAGGAGCGGTATAACGCGTTGAAAAAGGAAAAATACCTGAAATTCATAACCATCTTCAAGAATCATGGCTGGGCATCGGGCACCTCGCTCATACATCCGCACTCGCAGATAGTGGCCACGCCCATCGTGGCGCCTTCTTACCACCATCAGTTCGATATTGCCCACGAGTATTATATCGACCGGGGCAGGTGTCTGTACTGCGATTTACTGGCGGGGGAACTGGATAAAGGTCAGAGAGTCGTGGTCAAGACCGAACAGTTCGTGGTCTTTCAGCCTTATGCCTCACATGCTCCCTATGAGACATGGATTATGCCCAAAGAGCACTGTGCTTCCTTTGGCCTCTTCCCGGACACATACCTGAACCAGTTAGCCAAAGCGCTGAAAAACGTTCTCCTCTGTCTGTATGAGTCGCTGGACAATCCCGCCTTCAACCTGATGGTCGACAGTACGCTGACCGAGGATGAGGAAGACCCGTATTACCACTGGCATATCCGTATTATCCCCCGGCTTACCACCATCGCTGGCTTTGAAATGGGCTCCGGCATTTACATCAGCACTGCCCTGCCGGAGGATACAGCCAGCGAGCTAAGGTCCTGTTATCAGAAGCTCCTCAAAGAAGGTAAAATCACGCTCGAGTAG
- a CDS encoding desulfoferrodoxin FeS4 iron-binding domain-containing protein → MAVEKIGEKYRCNICGNEVVVTAVGGGTLVCCGEDMEKLSNRTVSQETLPPDG, encoded by the coding sequence ATGGCGGTAGAGAAAATTGGTGAGAAATATCGCTGCAATATATGCGGCAACGAAGTGGTGGTGACGGCAGTCGGCGGCGGTACCCTGGTCTGCTGCGGCGAGGATATGGAAAAATTGAGTAACCGGACAGTCAGTCAAGAGACCTTGCCACCTGATGGGTAA
- the pstC gene encoding phosphate ABC transporter permease subunit PstC produces MSLKRRWRFREKAIESFIFLNGLLAVIILLGVLFLLLREGLPAFAYTSPLKFFFGTQWYPVSEPPTFGMLSFFAATLWVTLISTAVAVPIGVGCAAYLAEVAPSRVRETVKPVVELLAGIPSVVMGFIGLMLLSPLVQSAFNLNTGLSGLTAAIMLSMMSLPIIVSVSEDALRAVPNEFREASYALGATKWETIRHVCIPGALSGITAAIMLGVGRAIGETMTVLMVAGGALAVPLSPTEPMMPMTAAIASGIGNAVRGGLQYQALFAIGLILFLMTLSVNLIADRVLERQKQKFAR; encoded by the coding sequence ATGAGTCTCAAGCGGCGGTGGCGTTTCCGTGAAAAAGCCATAGAAAGCTTCATCTTTCTAAACGGCCTGCTGGCCGTCATTATCCTTCTGGGTGTTCTTTTTCTTTTACTGCGTGAGGGTCTGCCCGCATTTGCCTATACCTCCCCTCTGAAATTTTTCTTCGGTACACAATGGTATCCGGTCTCCGAGCCGCCAACCTTCGGCATGCTTTCCTTCTTCGCGGCCACGCTCTGGGTTACTTTGATATCAACCGCCGTTGCAGTACCCATCGGAGTTGGCTGCGCGGCTTACCTTGCCGAAGTAGCCCCTTCCCGCGTCAGGGAGACGGTTAAACCCGTTGTCGAGCTGCTGGCCGGAATCCCCTCCGTGGTCATGGGATTCATCGGCCTCATGCTCCTATCGCCACTCGTCCAGAGCGCTTTCAACCTCAATACCGGTTTGAGCGGCCTCACCGCCGCCATCATGCTGTCGATGATGAGCCTGCCCATTATTGTCAGCGTCTCCGAGGATGCGCTGCGGGCAGTACCGAATGAGTTCAGGGAGGCGTCTTACGCACTTGGGGCCACAAAATGGGAAACCATCCGTCATGTCTGCATTCCCGGAGCACTTTCCGGCATTACCGCGGCCATTATGCTCGGGGTGGGCCGCGCCATCGGCGAGACCATGACCGTCCTGATGGTCGCCGGCGGTGCTTTAGCAGTACCGTTATCACCCACCGAGCCAATGATGCCGATGACGGCGGCGATTGCCTCCGGGATTGGCAATGCCGTCCGCGGCGGGCTGCAGTATCAGGCACTCTTCGCCATCGGCCTGATTCTTTTTCTCATGACGCTGTCCGTGAACCTGATTGCCGACCGTGTGCTTGAGCGCCAGAAACAGAAGTTTGCGAGGTAG
- the pstA gene encoding phosphate ABC transporter permease PstA, producing MAVQAITKKELTQRTAFSLLVLATAIVAIPVLFIIIYIVVNGAGAISWEFLTQPPSQAGKAGGIFPAIVGTFYLMLGTLIFSLPVGVFAGIYLTEYARDNWLTRLINMAILNLAGVPSIVYGLFGLGLFVLTMKFGMSLLSASLTLACQALAMTITTSREAIIAVPRDYREGSLAVGATKWQTIRHVVMPQALPGIITGAILAMSRAAGETAPILVVGAAFIVAGLPSSPFDQFMALPYHLYTTAAHVPGMPKTTIWGIALVLLVVVLSFNSLAVFIRVRVRQRRFGS from the coding sequence ATGGCAGTTCAGGCCATAACCAAAAAAGAATTAACGCAACGCACCGCCTTTAGCCTGCTGGTACTGGCGACGGCCATTGTGGCCATTCCGGTGCTTTTCATCATCATTTACATTGTTGTCAACGGTGCCGGCGCCATTAGCTGGGAATTCCTGACCCAACCGCCTTCGCAGGCGGGCAAGGCGGGGGGCATTTTCCCGGCCATCGTGGGCACTTTCTACCTCATGCTTGGCACGCTTATATTCTCGCTCCCGGTGGGCGTCTTCGCCGGCATTTACTTAACCGAATATGCCCGCGATAACTGGCTGACCCGCCTCATCAATATGGCCATTCTCAATCTAGCGGGCGTGCCCAGTATTGTTTACGGTCTTTTTGGGCTCGGGTTATTTGTGTTGACCATGAAATTCGGTATGTCGCTGCTTTCCGCCAGCCTGACACTGGCCTGCCAGGCACTGGCCATGACCATTACCACGTCAAGAGAGGCGATTATCGCCGTACCCAGAGACTACCGGGAGGGAAGCCTGGCCGTCGGTGCTACCAAATGGCAGACGATACGGCACGTCGTTATGCCCCAGGCTTTGCCCGGCATTATCACCGGCGCCATCCTGGCGATGAGTCGTGCTGCTGGAGAGACCGCACCGATACTGGTGGTAGGCGCCGCCTTTATAGTAGCCGGACTGCCCAGTTCCCCTTTTGACCAGTTCATGGCGCTGCCCTACCACCTCTACACCACAGCCGCCCATGTCCCGGGCATGCCGAAAACTACCATATGGGGTATTGCGCTGGTCCTGCTGGTTGTGGTATTGTCTTTTAATTCCCTGGCGGTTTTCATCAGAGTGCGAGTTCGGCAGCGGAGGTTTGGTTCATGA
- a CDS encoding histidine phosphatase family protein, translating into MSTTVLLVRHGQTESNITGYFMGWSNEDISELGYAQAHSISSRLAKFPIASIYTSPLKRTMNTARILAKPHKLEPEVMDDLIEIGLGDWQGLHRDEISQKWPEIWKQSRIDPSDIALPNGESFQQVTERAVRAFNRIVADNTDRQALAVTHDVVIRVLVAHVLGASNSIYRRLEINNASLSIIRAEDDRIRLVTLNDTAHLDGIG; encoded by the coding sequence ATGAGCACGACGGTGCTTCTTGTCCGCCACGGACAGACGGAATCGAATATCACCGGTTACTTCATGGGCTGGTCCAATGAGGATATCAGCGAACTGGGATATGCTCAGGCGCACAGTATATCCTCGCGTCTGGCCAAATTCCCGATTGCTTCCATATATACCAGCCCTTTAAAAAGAACCATGAATACGGCACGCATTCTGGCCAAACCGCATAAACTGGAACCGGAAGTAATGGATGACCTTATTGAGATAGGGCTCGGCGACTGGCAGGGATTGCACCGGGACGAAATCAGCCAGAAATGGCCGGAAATCTGGAAGCAGTCCAGAATTGACCCTTCAGACATTGCCCTGCCCAACGGTGAAAGTTTCCAGCAGGTAACCGAGCGGGCGGTACGTGCCTTCAACCGGATAGTAGCGGACAACACGGACCGGCAGGCTTTGGCGGTAACGCATGATGTGGTTATTCGGGTGCTGGTGGCACATGTTCTTGGCGCATCCAACAGCATTTACCGGCGCCTGGAAATCAATAACGCCTCACTCAGCATCATCAGAGCAGAAGATGACAGAATAAGACTTGTTACCCTCAATGATACCGCGCACCTTGACGGCATAGGATGA
- the glgD gene encoding glucose-1-phosphate adenylyltransferase subunit GlgD — MEGVVAIILAGGTGERLGILAGERTKPAIPFAGKYRIIDFTLSNCVNSGIYNVAILTQYQPRSLTDHIGIGVPWGFARPDGRIQLLHPYLAREEGRDWYKGTADAVYQNWQFIEEQDAELVVVLSGDHIYKMDYNDMIDFHRKNQADATLAATRLPRDELIHFGTVTVDENQQVTGFQEKVKEPKSDLVSMGVYVFQRELLHQVLEDDAQRRSSKRDFGRDIFPQLVGNCRLYSYNFEGYWRDVGTIRSYWEANMRLLDSPPSISFSADWPIRTKEDEPRSPTVITHRGDVVNSMVSHGCIIEGRVENSILSPGVRVAANAVIKYSVIMNDAVIGRESVIDYSILDKGVIIEAGSHVGTGNDFQVNREEPTILNTGLTVVGKGAKIPEGVKIGRNCAIAGNVTERDFRSLIVQSGETIRPKRHRPSRKE, encoded by the coding sequence ATGGAAGGAGTCGTGGCTATTATTCTGGCAGGTGGTACGGGAGAGCGGCTGGGAATACTGGCGGGGGAGAGGACGAAACCGGCAATCCCTTTTGCCGGCAAATACCGCATTATAGACTTCACCTTGAGCAACTGCGTCAATTCCGGCATCTACAATGTAGCCATACTTACCCAATATCAACCCCGCTCACTGACGGACCATATCGGCATCGGCGTGCCCTGGGGATTTGCCCGTCCCGATGGCAGAATACAGCTCCTGCACCCCTACCTGGCGCGCGAGGAAGGCCGGGACTGGTATAAAGGTACGGCGGATGCCGTCTATCAGAACTGGCAGTTCATTGAGGAGCAGGATGCAGAACTGGTGGTGGTACTGAGCGGAGACCATATCTATAAGATGGACTACAACGATATGATTGATTTCCATCGTAAAAACCAGGCGGATGCCACCCTTGCGGCCACCCGTCTGCCGAGAGATGAGCTGATACATTTTGGCACGGTAACCGTTGACGAGAATCAGCAGGTTACCGGCTTCCAGGAAAAGGTAAAAGAACCGAAGAGCGACCTTGTTTCCATGGGCGTGTATGTGTTCCAGAGGGAGCTGCTGCACCAGGTACTGGAGGATGATGCACAGCGTCGTTCCTCCAAACGCGATTTTGGCCGGGATATCTTTCCGCAGCTGGTCGGCAACTGCCGGCTTTATAGCTATAACTTTGAAGGATACTGGCGGGATGTCGGTACCATCCGAAGCTACTGGGAAGCCAATATGCGATTGCTCGACTCGCCACCATCAATCAGTTTCAGCGCCGACTGGCCGATTCGCACCAAGGAAGATGAGCCCAGGTCGCCGACAGTCATTACCCACCGCGGTGACGTGGTCAATAGCATGGTATCGCATGGCTGCATCATTGAAGGCCGGGTGGAGAATTCAATTCTTTCTCCCGGAGTCAGAGTGGCAGCCAATGCTGTGATTAAATACTCGGTGATTATGAATGACGCGGTGATCGGCCGGGAAAGCGTAATTGATTATTCCATCCTCGATAAAGGGGTTATCATTGAAGCGGGAAGTCACGTGGGCACCGGCAATGATTTCCAGGTCAACCGTGAGGAACCGACCATACTTAACACTGGCCTCACCGTCGTGGGAAAGGGAGCCAAAATTCCGGAGGGCGTAAAGATAGGTCGTAATTGCGCCATTGCCGGTAATGTTACCGAGAGGGACTTCCGCAGTTTAATTGTCCAGAGCGGTGAAACGATAAGACCAAAACGGCACCGTCCTTCCCGTAAGGAATAA
- a CDS encoding winged helix-turn-helix domain-containing protein — protein MMERTALISVNDLNIDVALRQAALGDRVLDLTPKGFDLLLFLAMNRGLVFNRKQLLEKVWGYDYAGDTRTVDVHIRWLRKKIEADPGKPKRILTVRSVGYKLEG, from the coding sequence ATGATGGAAAGAACAGCTCTTATCAGTGTCAATGACCTCAACATTGACGTCGCCCTTCGGCAGGCTGCCCTCGGCGACAGGGTTCTTGACCTGACGCCGAAGGGATTTGACCTGCTCCTTTTCCTGGCCATGAACCGGGGGCTGGTATTCAATCGGAAACAGCTTCTGGAAAAAGTCTGGGGTTATGACTATGCCGGAGACACGCGCACCGTTGATGTCCATATCAGGTGGCTCAGAAAAAAGATTGAGGCTGACCCTGGAAAGCCAAAGCGCATCCTCACTGTCCGGAGCGTTGGCTACAAGCTAGAGGGATAA
- a CDS encoding gamma-glutamylcyclotransferase yields MYYFAYGSNLNQKQMKERCPDSKPLFTSVLPNYKLVFVGWSRQWRGGVASIKSFRGERVRGAIYEVTEACLQRLDRYESGYNRLKVTVVGEDDEPIGAITYAKAGRLEDATPSKEYLAIIQQGLRDWRLF; encoded by the coding sequence TTGTATTACTTCGCCTATGGCTCTAATCTCAACCAGAAGCAGATGAAAGAGCGGTGTCCGGACAGTAAACCGCTTTTCACCTCTGTCCTGCCCAATTATAAGCTCGTCTTTGTTGGTTGGTCACGACAGTGGCGGGGAGGTGTTGCCAGCATCAAGTCGTTTCGGGGGGAGCGGGTGCGAGGAGCTATCTACGAGGTTACGGAAGCCTGCCTGCAAAGACTTGACCGCTATGAAAGCGGCTACAATCGACTGAAAGTCACCGTGGTCGGTGAGGACGATGAGCCCATCGGGGCTATAACCTATGCTAAGGCAGGTCGACTGGAGGATGCAACGCCCTCAAAGGAATATCTGGCGATAATCCAACAGGGCCTGCGTGACTGGCGGCTGTTTTAA
- a CDS encoding phosphate ABC transporter ATP-binding protein, producing the protein MSVNRVLFNHRVARSNKTKLKTYKANLYYGTFQALRNISLDIQEQSITAIIGPSGCGKSSFLRLFNRMNDLIIGARVDGTVEIDDINIYDKDIDVVELRKRVGMVFQKPNPFPMSIFENVAFGPRRHGRTNRSELEGIVERSLRQAALWDEVKDKIVQPAFALSGGQQQRLCIARVLAVEPEVILMDEPCSALDPIATLRIEDLMRSLADDYTIVIVTHNMQQAARVSDNAAFLMMEEDRAGILVEYGPTSQLFTNPKDKRTEDYITGRFG; encoded by the coding sequence ATGAGTGTTAACCGCGTACTGTTTAACCATCGAGTAGCTCGCAGCAACAAGACAAAGCTGAAAACATATAAGGCAAATCTGTATTACGGGACGTTTCAGGCACTGAGAAATATATCACTGGATATCCAGGAGCAGTCAATTACGGCAATTATCGGCCCATCCGGCTGTGGTAAGTCGTCTTTTCTGCGCCTTTTCAACCGCATGAACGACCTGATTATCGGGGCACGCGTTGACGGTACTGTGGAGATTGACGATATCAATATTTATGATAAAGACATCGATGTGGTTGAGCTCAGGAAACGTGTGGGCATGGTCTTCCAGAAACCTAACCCGTTCCCCATGTCAATCTTTGAGAACGTCGCCTTCGGTCCCAGGCGACATGGCAGGACAAATCGCAGCGAACTTGAAGGCATCGTGGAACGCAGCCTCCGTCAGGCTGCACTATGGGACGAAGTGAAAGATAAGATTGTGCAGCCGGCATTTGCCCTCTCCGGCGGTCAGCAACAGCGCCTGTGCATTGCCCGCGTTCTGGCCGTTGAGCCGGAGGTCATCCTCATGGATGAGCCTTGCAGCGCTCTTGACCCCATCGCTACCCTCAGAATCGAAGACCTGATGCGCAGTCTGGCCGATGATTACACCATTGTCATCGTCACCCATAATATGCAGCAGGCGGCGCGGGTGTCAGATAATGCCGCTTTCCTTATGATGGAGGAAGACAGGGCCGGCATACTTGTCGAATATGGACCTACTTCCCAGCTTTTCACCAACCCGAAAGACAAGCGAACCGAGGATTACATTACCGGCAGGTTTGGTTAA
- a CDS encoding PstS family phosphate ABC transporter substrate-binding protein, with translation MLLNTGWRIILLLFLLVLAVTGCAPQESEPSGSELSGSFKIIGSNTVTPLTALWAEEFMKMNPKVNIAVSGPGSGVGIASLINGTTDIAQASREMKAKEYEQATNQGVNPYEIQVATDALSVIVHPSNPISELTISQLSAIFTNEITNWKEVGGSDAPIVAISRDTNSGTHVFFKEHVVQMKGLDTENKELEYGQKVLFLPSTEGGVTEVVNNPNAVFYPGLGYLTDEVKPLAIKKTADDPGVLPSVATALDGTYPVARPLLYYTNGEPAGVIKEFVDYCLSPDGQAKAIEVGYVPLQ, from the coding sequence ATGCTTTTAAATACTGGTTGGCGGATTATTCTGCTTTTATTCCTGCTCGTTCTCGCCGTTACCGGCTGTGCTCCGCAAGAATCGGAACCATCAGGGTCAGAGCTATCTGGCTCATTCAAGATTATCGGGTCAAATACAGTAACCCCACTGACCGCCCTCTGGGCGGAAGAGTTCATGAAAATGAACCCCAAGGTTAATATTGCCGTGAGTGGCCCTGGCTCCGGCGTTGGCATCGCGTCTCTTATCAACGGCACCACCGATATTGCTCAAGCTTCCCGCGAGATGAAGGCAAAAGAATATGAGCAGGCTACAAATCAGGGAGTGAACCCCTATGAAATTCAGGTAGCCACGGACGCCCTTTCTGTGATTGTACACCCATCCAACCCCATATCCGAACTCACCATCTCACAGCTTTCCGCCATCTTCACCAATGAAATAACCAACTGGAAGGAAGTCGGCGGCAGCGATGCCCCTATCGTGGCTATCTCCCGCGATACCAACTCCGGTACCCATGTTTTCTTCAAAGAGCACGTGGTCCAGATGAAGGGGCTGGACACCGAGAACAAAGAACTCGAGTACGGCCAGAAAGTGCTCTTTCTGCCATCCACGGAAGGGGGAGTAACCGAGGTTGTCAATAACCCGAATGCCGTCTTCTATCCCGGACTGGGCTATCTAACCGACGAGGTCAAACCTCTGGCGATAAAGAAGACCGCAGATGACCCGGGAGTTCTGCCCAGCGTGGCGACGGCGCTGGATGGCACCTATCCCGTTGCCCGCCCCCTCCTCTACTATACCAACGGCGAGCCTGCCGGTGTTATTAAAGAATTCGTTGATTACTGCCTCTCACCGGATGGCCAAGCAAAGGCAATCGAAGTTGGCTATGTGCCTCTGCAATAA